From the genome of Lineus longissimus chromosome 8, tnLinLong1.2, whole genome shotgun sequence, one region includes:
- the LOC135492533 gene encoding secretion-regulating guanine nucleotide exchange factor-like isoform X1, protein MDLYSWGANSYGQLSANHKDDISYPCKVNIPTRCLPVKQIYGGGGHTIFLSASGEIWSCGWNSKGQLGLGHKDDIQELQLVPSLKSKSVKAVACGWDFSLVLTDDKTLYICGSNAFGQLGVPLEKSSILSLEPSLSMKNVVDIAAGLRHSIILTANGDVMTFGNGKKGQLGQLCSKPVAKQPLPEKVTFPADHARITQVVAGAYHSAALTESGEVLFWGCNKYGQGTQSAGDPIQYNTSLMIRSGTFDGKKVVKLFSGWTHLLALTEDGLVYSWGRADYGQLGRLVTDPCDPKPRPIPGLKVTQLCCGSEHNLATLESGNVVSWGWNEHGICGTGNEENVPKPEVISVFKDFDVINIGCGGGHSFVVCKRS, encoded by the exons ATGGATCTCTATTCGTGG ggGGCGAACAGCTATGGTCAACTGAGTGCCAATCACAAAGACGATATTTCCTATCCATGTAAGGTGAACATTCCAACTAGATGTCTTCCAGTCAAGCAAATCTACGGAGGAGGAGGGCACACAATATTCCTGTCAGCGTCTGGGGAGATTTGGAGCTGTGGATGGAACTCGAAAGGGCAGCTTGGGCTTGGTCACAAGGACGATATCCAAGAGCTACAGCTTGTCCCCTCATTGAAGAGTAAATCTGTGAAGGCGGTGGCATGTGGATGGGACTTTTCTTTAGTTTTAACTG ATGATAAGACTCTGTATATCTGTGGTTCCAATGCCTTTGGACAACTTGGAGTTCCCCTGGAGAAGTCCAGCATTCTCTCGTTG GAGCCATCTCTTTCGATGAAGAATGTTGTTGATATTGCTGCAGGTCTTCGTCATTCTATTATCTTGACTGCCAATGGCGATGTTATGACCTTTGGAAATGGAAAGAAAGGGCAACTTGGACAGTTGTGTTCGAAACCTGTAGCAAAGCAACCACTGCCAGAGAAAGTGACATTTCCAGCTGATCATGCAAGGATTACTCAAGTCGTTGCTGGTGCTTATCATTCAGCTGCTTTGACAG AAAGTGGTGAAGTTCTGTTTTGGGGATGTAACAAATATGGTCAGGGTACACAATCGGCCGGTGACCCTATTCAGTATAACACTTCACTGATGATACGAAGTGGGACATTTGATGGAAAGAAAGTTGTGAAACTTTTTAGTGGTTGGACTCATCTTCTGGCTTTGACAG aagATGGATTGGTATATTCCTGGGGCCGAGCGGACTATGGCCAGCTGGGGAGACTTGTGACAGATCCCTGTGATCCAAAGCCTCGACCTATTCCTGGCCTGAAGGTCACACAGTTGTGTTGTGGGTCAGAACATAACCTAGCAACCCTGG AGTCTGGCAATGTTGTATCCTGGGGTTGGAACGAGCACGGCATCTGCGGTACGGGAAATGAGGAAAATGTCCCAAAACCTGAAGTCATTAGTGTCTTCAAGGACTTTGATGTGATAAACATTGGCTGCGGTGGCGGTCACTCCTTTGTTGTGTGTAAAAGGAGCTGA
- the LOC135492533 gene encoding secretion-regulating guanine nucleotide exchange factor-like isoform X2: MDLYSWGANSYGQLSANHKDDISYPCKVNIPTRCLPVKQIYGGGGHTIFLSASGEIWSCGWNSKGQLGLGHKDDIQELQLVPSLKSKSVKAVACGWDFSLVLTDDKTLYICGSNAFGQLGVPLEKSSILSLEPSLSMKNVVDIAAGLRHSIILTANGDVMTFGNGKKGQLGQLCSKPVAKQPLPEKVTFPADHARITQVVAGAYHSAALTESGEVLFWGCNKYGQGTQSAGDPIQYNTSLMIRSGTFDGKKVVKLFSGWTHLLALTEDGLVYSWGRADYGQLGRLVTDPCDPKPRPIPGLKVTQLCCGSEHNLATLVLILCCRVWQCCILGLERARHLRYGK, from the exons ATGGATCTCTATTCGTGG ggGGCGAACAGCTATGGTCAACTGAGTGCCAATCACAAAGACGATATTTCCTATCCATGTAAGGTGAACATTCCAACTAGATGTCTTCCAGTCAAGCAAATCTACGGAGGAGGAGGGCACACAATATTCCTGTCAGCGTCTGGGGAGATTTGGAGCTGTGGATGGAACTCGAAAGGGCAGCTTGGGCTTGGTCACAAGGACGATATCCAAGAGCTACAGCTTGTCCCCTCATTGAAGAGTAAATCTGTGAAGGCGGTGGCATGTGGATGGGACTTTTCTTTAGTTTTAACTG ATGATAAGACTCTGTATATCTGTGGTTCCAATGCCTTTGGACAACTTGGAGTTCCCCTGGAGAAGTCCAGCATTCTCTCGTTG GAGCCATCTCTTTCGATGAAGAATGTTGTTGATATTGCTGCAGGTCTTCGTCATTCTATTATCTTGACTGCCAATGGCGATGTTATGACCTTTGGAAATGGAAAGAAAGGGCAACTTGGACAGTTGTGTTCGAAACCTGTAGCAAAGCAACCACTGCCAGAGAAAGTGACATTTCCAGCTGATCATGCAAGGATTACTCAAGTCGTTGCTGGTGCTTATCATTCAGCTGCTTTGACAG AAAGTGGTGAAGTTCTGTTTTGGGGATGTAACAAATATGGTCAGGGTACACAATCGGCCGGTGACCCTATTCAGTATAACACTTCACTGATGATACGAAGTGGGACATTTGATGGAAAGAAAGTTGTGAAACTTTTTAGTGGTTGGACTCATCTTCTGGCTTTGACAG aagATGGATTGGTATATTCCTGGGGCCGAGCGGACTATGGCCAGCTGGGGAGACTTGTGACAGATCCCTGTGATCCAAAGCCTCGACCTATTCCTGGCCTGAAGGTCACACAGTTGTGTTGTGGGTCAGAACATAACCTAGCAACCCTGG TTCTTATTCTTTGTTGCAGAGTCTGGCAATGTTGTATCCTGGGGTTGGAACGAGCACGGCATCTGCGGTACGGGAAATGA
- the LOC135492731 gene encoding nuclear transcription factor Y subunit alpha-like → MEQFQVVDGQQAVNATNQNLVLQSVPVSLGSAGAQLQQQVIQLSGMTGQGNQLLSGVNGQQIMIQGLPQGQTIQLQNGQQLQLISAGQGQQTLIQQPTVAQQPAIQQTQPQQQILIQQPQQQVQQQTQQQLQAGQIIQTADGQTMIYQPVNAAGDSGSAQQSIQIQTPQGLITVPLSSLNQALVQQAPQATQAATQAATPQLAQQPAAVSLPTTGQPGQGQMIMMVQGSGGVTTMQRIPLPGSTEILEEEPLYVNAKQYHRILKRRQARAKLEAEGKIPKERKKYLHESRHRHAMNRVRGEGGRFYTDAQLAAMAMCKQENGDMASNIPGMDVHAPLESQMDNNGLSQNGHANIADILQRTNEATLMMANAQNSMVHMNVSEPGAMK, encoded by the exons ATGGAGCAATTTCAAGTGGTTGATGGCCAGCAGGCTGTCAATGCCACAAACCAGAACCTTGTTCTACAGTCAGTGCCCGTCTCCCTGGGCTCTGCTGGTGCACAGTTACAACAACAG GTCATACAGCTATCCGGCATGACAGGACAAGGAAATCAACTCCTATCTGGAGTGAATGGACAGCAAATTATGATTCAGGGGCTTCCCCAGGGACAGACAATTCAGCTACAGAATGGCCAACAG CTCCAGCTAATTTCTGCCGGACAAGGCCAACAG ACTCTCATCCAGCAGCCAACAGTCGCCCAACAACCTGCTATACAACAGACACAGCCACAGCAACAG ATTCTGATCCAGCAACCGCAGCAGCAGGTGCAGCAGCAAACACAGCAACAACTGCAGGCAGGCCAAATCATCCAGACAGCCGATGGACAGACCATGATCTATCAGCCAGTCAATGCGGCAGGTGACAGTGGCAGTGCACAACAGTCAATACAAATTCAAACGCCACAAG GCTTAATCACAGTGCCATTAAGTTCTCTAAACCAAGCGCTAGTGCAGCAAGCCCCACAGGCGACACAAGCTGCAACACAAGCTGCAACACCCCAACTGGCCCAGCAACCAGCTGCCGTGTCGTTACCAACAACAGGACAACCTGGACAGGGACAAATGATTATG ATGGTTCAAGGGTCTGGTGGGGTGACAACCATGCAGCGGATACCCTTACCCGGTTCAACAGAAATTCTGGAGGAGGAGCCACTGTACGTCAACGCCAAACAGTATCATCGGATATTGAAGCGGCGGCAGGCTAGAGCAAAATTAGAAGCGGAAGGAAAAATACCTAAGGAAAGAAAG AAATATCTCCACGAGTCGCGGCACCGGCATGCAATGAATCGAGTGCGTGGTGAGGGCGGGCGATTCTATACGGACGCACAGTTAGCGGCCATGGCCATGTGCAAACAGGAAAATGGAGATATGGCTAGTAATATCCCTGGAATGGATGTGCATGCCCCATTGGAGTCGCAGATGGATAATAATGGTTTAAGTCAG AATGGACATGCAAATATTGCAGACATCCTTCAGCGGACGAACGAAGCAACCTTAATGATGGCAAACGCACAGAATTCTATGGTGCATATGAATGTGTCTGAACCAGGTGCCATGAAGTGA